CGACCTTCATTCTGGGCAGCGTAAGCGGGCCGATCAACCGGTTCTCTTCGTTTACGGTGGGGGGCTCGCACCGGACGATTCAGGACAACAATATCGTCAATCCGAGTGGCTTCTACGCGAGTTCTGCCAGTTCGCTAACGCCCTGTTCGCCTGGGGATTTGAGCTGCTCGTATTTTTCTTCGTATCCGGAGTCAGCGCGTGCGGTGTCGCATCCGCAGACGCGCAGCGATGTGAGTCCGCGCGTTGATTTTGCGCTGGGGGAGAAGAACACGCTGACGGTGCGGTACCAGTACAACGTGAATGGGCAGCAGAACAACGGCATCGGGAATACGAATCTTCCGACCGCGGGCTACAACACGGAGACGACGGAAAATACGGTTCAGATCAGCGATACGCAGATCTTGAGTCCTCGGGTGATCAATGAGACGCGGTTTGAGTATCAGCGCGACTACTCGACGCAGGACCCGGTAAGTACGGATCCTACGTTGTCGGTGCAGGGAATCTTTACGTCGGGTGGGTCGAGCCTGGGGACGCAGAGAAGCACCAGCACGCATCTTGAGGTGCAGAACTATAGCTCGATTGCGCTGGCGAAGAACTTTATTCGGTTTGGCGTAAGGGGGCGCACGACCAACGAATCGCTGTCGTCGAATGCGGGATTGAATGGGACGTTTACTTACTCATATCTGCTGGATCCGTGCACGGACCCGAATCCGAGCATCAAGCGGCCGAGTAACTGTAATGCTCAGGCGACGAAGCCTTGCGATGCTCTGAATGCAGGCATCTCGTCGTACCAGTGCGGGCTGCCGGGGCAGTATGCTGCGACCGCGATCAATAAACTGGAGGTGGATGGGCGCCTGACCGATGTGGGGTTCTATGCGGAGGATGACTGGAAGCCGAGGGGGAACCTGACGATTACATACGGCATTCGGCTAGAGGCGCAGAACGTCATAAATAGCGGGCATGATTTTGCGCCGCGGGCATCGTTCGCTTACGGGATTCCGCGGGGCGGCGGGAAGTCGCCCACGACGGTGGTGCGAGGCGGATTCGGCATCTTTTACGATCGCTTTACGCTCGCGAATTATCTGACGACGTTGCAGGAGAATGGCGTCAATCAGGTGACCTCGACGGTGATCAATCCTGGGGCGGTGTGCACGCCGGAGAATCCTGCTAACTGTGGCGCTTCGGTTGCGAACAAGATTACGACCTATGGGCTGGGCAATGGAATTCGCAGCTCGTACACGATGCAAGAAGCGGTTGGGGTCGATCAGCAGCTTGGGCGTGCAGCGACGATGTCGGTGAACTACCTTTACGCGCGCGGCGATCATCAGTATCTGAGCAGGAACTTCATCGTCGACAATGGGTTCGATCAGCAGTTTCAGTCGGGCGGCGTCTATAAGGAGAACCAGCTGCTGATCAATGGCAATGCGCGGTTGAAGAAGCTTACGCTGTTTGGTTTTTATTCGTTGAACCTTGCGGATGCGAATACTTCGGGGGCGGGATTCTTTCCGACCAGCAACACGGATACAAAGGTGGACTATGGGCGCGCTTCGTTTGCCCACGCGAGCTTTGGGGTTGTCGGAGGGAGCTGGCAGCTTCCTTATAGTTTTACTGCGAGTCCGTTCATTATTGCGCAGTCGGGGACGCCGTATAACCTGACAACGGGCCTTGATCCTGCGGGTACTTCGATCTATAACCAGCGGCCGTTCTTTGCGAGTGGGGACAGTGGGGCCTGCAGGGTTTCGAGTGCCTTCAGCTCCACGCAGACTGGCAGTTTGACGCCTGTTCCGATCAACTACTGTAATGGTCCAGCGAATTTTACGTTCAACCTTCGTGCTTCGCGGACGTTTGGATTTGGAGAGAAGACTCGCAGTGCGGCTTCGGCGACGAGCGGGAGTGGGCCTGGCGGACCTGGAGGTGGTCCGGGCGGCGGGCCAGGTGGAGGTCCTCGGGCTGGCGGGCCGGGTGGGGTTCGCGGTGGGTTTGGACCTCAGGGGGCAAGTTCAGGTCATCGGTATACCTTTACGCTGGGAGCGCAGGCGTTCAATCTGTTCAATGTGATTCCTTATGGGACGCCTACGAGTAGCTTGAGTTCGCCGCGATTCGGTCAGTTCACTACGCTGGCTGCTGGGCCGTTCAGTTCGGCTACGGCTTCGCGGCGGATTACTTTGCAGGCTACGTTTAATTTCTAAGTGTCCTGCCGGACGGGCCCACTGCGCGTGGGGCGGTCACTTCGTGACTTGTATACCTTGTTTTGGCGCACAAAAATGCTTGGCCTCCCGTTGGTCGGAGACTGGATGCGGTTTTCGGCTTGTGTGAGTGCTACGGTTTGAAGTTCTTCTTCAAGGTCTGCCAGCAGGTGTAGTACTCGTTTTGGCGGGCTGCGGTGTCCATCGCGAACTTAGTGGGACGGCAGACGAAGCGGGTTTCGAACATGAATGCCAGCGTGCCATCTAGTTTGACGGGCTTGAGTTCGGCTTTGCTGGCGCGGTCGAAGGTTTCGGCGTCAGGGCCGTGCCCGCTCATGCAGTTGTGCAGGCTGGCTCCGCCGGGGACGAAGCCTTCGGCCTTGGCGTCATACTCGCCTGTGACGAGGCCCATGAACTCGTTCATGAAGTTGCGATGGAACCAGGGTGGGCGGAAGGTGTGCTCGGCGACGATCCAGCGTGGAGGGAAGATGGCGAAGTCTACGTTGGCGGTTCCTGGGATCTCGCTAGGCGAGGTGAGGACGGTGTAGATGGAGGGGTCGGGGTGATCGAAGCTGACGGAGTTGATGCAGTTGAAGCGCGCAAGGTCGTACTTGCAGGGGGCGTAGTTACCGTGCCAGGCGACGACGTCGAGAGGGGAGTGGTCGAAGTCGGTGGCCCAGAGATTGCCCTGGAACTTTGCGACTACCTGGAATTTGCCGTTGTCTCGGTCGTCGTATGCGGCGTGCGGAGTGAGGAAGTCGCGGCTGTTGGCCAGGCCGTTAGCGCCGATTGCGCCGAGCTCGGGCAGGCGAAAGCTGGCTCCGTAGTTTTCTAAGAGGTAGCCGCGGGCTTGCGGGTCGAGCAATTCCACGCGGAACTTGATGCCGCGGGGGATGAGGGCGACTTCGCCGGGGGTGAGGTCGAGGATGCCGAGTTCGGTGTGGAGCAGGAGGCGGCCGAGCTGCGGGACGAAGAGTAGTTCGCCGTCGGCGGTGTAGAAGAAGCGGTCGGTCATGCTTTTGTTTGCGGAGTAGATGTGGATGGCGACGCCGGAATGCATGGTGAGGTCGCCGTTGCCGGCGAGGGTGGTGAGGCCGTCGATGAAATCCACTCCTCCCGGAGTGGTGGGTAGTGGTAACGGGTCCCAGCGGAGCTGGCTGGGCGTGGTTTCGACCTCGTTGAAGGGAGTGGAGCGGACCATGCCGTTGGCGATGCGCTCGTAGGGTTTGTGCATGACGGAGGGGCGGATGCGATAGGTCCAGGTTCGGCGGTTGAGCAGGCGCGGCGCGGTGAAGGGGCTGCCGCTGAGCTGCTCGGTGTAGAGCCCGAGCGGGGCCTTCTGCGGGGCGTTCTGGCCGACGGGAAGGGCGCCGGGATGGGCCTCGGTGGCGAACTCATTTCCGAAGCCGCTGGAGTACTTGAGATCGGGCATGGTGATCCTCTTGGTAAAGATGTGTCTGGTTGACGAGAGCTTCACGACGAGCGGAGATGGCTTCTCGACGACACAGAAGCTTAGCCGAAAACTGGTGTCTCGTGTTGGGGGGTGCTATGGCGATTTTCAGTAAAAAGACAAATGCCCGCTACGCGCGGGGCGGTCACTTCGTGACGGGTATACCCCTTCGGTCGGCGCTCCCGTTGGTCGCGAGGAAGATATCTTCCGCCGAGCAGGGCAGCGCAATAGCTCTAGGTGGTTTGGGCAGGGTCGGCGGTGGAGACTAAGTATGGCTTGGTGGCGGGTTCGTTGGCCGTGGTTGCGGAGGAGATGACAACGGTCTTTGCGTTGAGAAACTCGCGCATGCCTGCGGCGGAGAGTTCGCGGCCGTAGCCGGAGCGCTTGATGCCGCCGAAGGGAAGGCGCGGATCGCTGGCGACCATGGCGTTGAGGAAGACGCCGCCGCACTGCAGCTCGGAGATGAAGCGCTGTTGTTCGGCGGGGTCGCGAGTCCAGGCGGAGGCGCTGAGGCCGAAGGGCGTGTCGTTGGCGATCTCGATGGCCTCGTTGATGTCCTGAACGCGGAAGAGCATGGCGACGGGGCCGAAGAGTTCTTCGCGATAGACGGCGGAGGTGCGTGGAACGTTGGTGAGGACGGTGGGTTCGAAGTAGTTGCCGGTGCCAAGCATGCGTTCGCCGCCGGTGAGGATGCGTGCTCCGGCCTTGGCGGCGGCCTGGACTTGTTGTTCGAGCAGGTCGACGGCTCGTGCGGTGGCGAGCGGGCCGATGTCGGTGCCGTCCTTCATGGGGTCGCCTACGTGCATGGCTTCCATGCCAGCGACGAAGCGGGATTCGAAGACGTCGTAGACCTCGTCGGCGACGAGGAAGCGTTTGGCTGCAATGCAGGATTGTCCACTGTTGACGCAGCGAGCGCGGATTGCGGTCTCGATTGCGGCATCGAGATCGGCGGAGGGCATGACGATAAAGGGATCGCTGCCGCCGAGTTCGAGGACTGATTTTTTGATGAGCCAGCCTGCTTGCGCGCCTACGGCTCGGCCGGCGGTCTCGCTGCCGGTGAGCGTTACAGCGGCTACACGTTCGTCGCCCAGGACGGTCTCCACTTGAGGGATGTCGATCAAAAGGGTTTGGAAGGTGCCTCGGGGAAAGCCGGCGCGACGGACCAGGGATTCAATGGCGATCGCGCACTGCGGGACGTTGTTGGCATGTTTGAGGAGAGCGACGTTGCCGGCCATCAGCGCGGGTGCGAGGAAGCGGAAGACCTGCCAGAGAGGAAAGTTCCACGGCATGACAGCGAGGACGACGCCGAGCGGGTCCCAACGGACGTAGCTGTAGCGATCCTCGGTGGGGATGGACTCCGGTGCGAGGATGCGTGCGGCGTGCTCGGCGTAGTAACGGCAGGCGTCGGCGCATTTGAGGATCTCGAAGCGGGCGGCGTCGAGCGGCTTGCCCATCTCCTGGGTGATGAGGATGGAGAGGTCGTCGATCTCGTGTTCGAGGATGGAGGCGAGCTTGCGCATCCACAGGGCACGGTGTTCGAGCGGCACTAGAGAGTAGGTGCGAAAGGCGTCGGCGGCCAGGGCGATCTTCTGGCGCGCGGCTTCGTTGGTGAGCGGGTCGAAGCTGCGCAACAGCTTGCCGGTGGCGGGATTGATGGACTCGATGGCCATGCTGGTGCGGAGTTACTCTGACGCCAGTTTAGCAAGAACCGAGGCAAGCACCTGTACCCCGAGAGTGGTATCCGCCGGGGTGGCGTATTCGTCCGGTCTGTGGCTTACGCCGTTGCGGCAGGGGATGAAGATCATGGCGATGGGCGCGATGCGGGCCATGAAGAGCGAGTCGTGATAGGCACGGCTGACTATCTTTTTGGAGGAGATGTCGTGGGCGGCGCAGACCTCTTCGAGGAGTTCGACGATGTGTGGGGAGGATTGCGCAGGGGCGTCGGCGTTGATGAGCTGCTCGGTGATGATGACGCTGCGTCGCTGGCGGAGTTCTTCGATGTCGCGGCGGACGGCTTGCATGACGGACTCGCGGCGGGCGGGGTCGGTGTCGCGGATGTCGAGTTGCAGGATGACGCGGCTGGGGACACTGTTGACCGCGCCGGGATAGACGTCGCAGGTGCCGACGGTAGCTACGGTGTCGATGGTGTGTGTGGCGAGGGCGTGTCTTTCGATGGAGAGGATGAGCTCGGCCGCGGCGCAGAGTGCGTCTCTGCGGTCGGGCATGAGGAGTGCTCCGGCGTGGCCGCCGAGGCCGGTGATGGTGAAGCGATAGCTTGCGGGCGCGGCGATGCTGGTGACGATGCCGAGGGGGATGCCTTCGCGTTCGAGCAGGGGGCCTTGTTCGATGTGGAGTTCGAGCCAGGCGTGGTAGTGATTCGGCGGAAGCCTAACCGAGGCCAGGTCGCCGGTGAAACCTGCGGCGGTGCGAACTTGTGCTAGGGTCTGGGCGGTGTCGGCTGGCTCGTTGGCCTCGCGGAGGGCGTCGGCTTGTTTGGGATCGAGGGTCCCGGAGATGAGGCGGCTGCCGAGACAGCCGATGCCGAAGCGGGTGGGCTCTTCGGAGGTGAACATGACGAGTTCGATGGAGCGGCGTGGGCGGAGACCGCTGCGTTTGAGCGCGCGCATGGCTTCTAGGCCGCCGAGGACGCCGACGGTACCGTCGTACATTCCAGCGTGAGGGATAGCGTCGGTGTGGGAGCCGGTGGCGACGGCGGGTAAGTCGGGATCAGTGCCTGACCAGCGGAGGAAGAGGTTGCCTACGGCGTCGTCGCGGACATCGAAGCCTTCGGCGGTGGCTAGTTCTTTCAGCCACGCGCGGGCGTGGAGATCGTCTGGAGAGAAGACGACGCGGGTGACTGCGGTGCCGTTGTCTGCGGGCTCGGCGTCGGTGAAGGTGGCGAGGGTTGCGAGTTCGCTCATCAGCCGTGATTGATCGATCTGAATCTGCTGTGCCAAAACTGCTGCCTCCTTTTGGTCGAGGGTCGATGTGGATGCTACGCCAACGGGTGCCGGTTCCAGTCTTTGTAGATGAGGTACTTTGCGGGACGCTTGCCGATGGCTCCGAACCACTGTGGACAGAAGGGGCCCATCCAGATGAAGTCGCCGGCTGTGACTGGATACCAGCTGTCGCCGAGGCGATAGATGCCGCCGCCTTCGAGCATGAGCAGGCCGTGTTCCATGATGTGGACTTCGACCATGCTGAGCGCGGCGCCGGGCTGGTAAGTCATGGTGTTGACGGCGAAGTCGAACGATGGCGAGCCGGGCAGGAGACTGCGAACCTGGAGTTCGGGGTCGTCGTTGAGGGGGACGGAGAGGGTTTTGTCTTCGTGGCCTACGAGGACCTCTGGGTGAGGAACGGAAGCAAGCGCTTCGTAGGGTTTTTCGATGATGGCAATCCGCGTGGGCTGTTGCGCGGTGAGGGTGTGGGCGGCGTCTTCGGGGAGGTAGGCGAAGCTGCCGGGGATCAGTGTTTGAAATGTGCTGTCGGTTGCGAGATCGGCTGTGCCTTCGAGGGTGTAGAGGAATCGCTGGTTGGAGGTGGGGCCAAGTTTGCCGCCGGGTTCGAGCTCTGCAGTGTACTGGGTGAAAGCTGCGCCTGCAGCGGGAGAGATGTGGACGATAGCGGTAGCGAGTTCCATGCCGGGGAGCACGGTGCGGACGAAGGTGTCCGGGGTGTGGAGGAGGTGGCCGCGCTGATTGGTGCTGCGGGTGCGTCCCAGATTATGCATGGCTGTCCTTGGTCTTATCATCGCTCAACTCATCGCTAAGGAGCGCGAGGAACTCCATTGCAGTTGAGAGTGCGGCTTCTACGTCCTGAGGGAGCACGGCTTCGTCGGGATGGTGGCTGAGGCCTCCGGGGCTGCGGAGGAAGAGCATGGTGGAGGGGACGGCAGGGGCGAGGATCATCGCATCGTGGCCGGCTCCGCTGGTCATTCTGCGGCTGGGGAAACCGGCTTGTGCAGCGGCGGTGTGGAGCATGGTTGTCAGGTGCGGATCGAGCGGGACGGCGGACTGCTCCATCTCGGTGCGGAGGGTGAGGGTTACGCCGCGTCTGGAGGCTGCGGTCTTTGCGATTTGCGTTAGAGCGTCGACTGCAGCGTGGCGGGTCTGGTTGTTTGCGTGGCGAATGTCGAGCGACGTTGTTACTCTGCCGGCAATGACGTTTCCGGCGCCGGGTGAGGCCTCAAGCTTGCCGACGGTTGCGACCAGACCAACGTGCGAGGTGGCGTAGGCTTCGACGGCTACGATCGCTTCTGCGGCGGCGGCCATTGCGTCATGTCGCAAGCGCATCGGCGTGGTTCCGGCGTGGTTTGCCTGGCCTTCGAAGAGGAGTTGCATGCGTGTCTGTCCTACGAGCGCTTCGACGACGCCGAGCGATGCTCCCTCGCTCTCGAGGATGGGGCCCTGTTCGATGTGAAACTCGAGATAGGCGAAGGCGTCGCGGGATAAGACTGCTGCGGGAAGGCTTGCGGGATCGAGGCCGTAGCTGCGTATAGCTTCTGCGATGCTTATGCCATCCTGATCGGTGCGCTGCAGTGTCTCCGGGTCGAGTTTTCCTACAACGGCGAGGCTGCCGAGGAAGGGTTTGCTGAAGCGGACTCCCTCCTCTTCGGAGAAGCCGATGACTTCGATGGAGAAGGGAGGTTGATGCTCGTGGAGCTCTTCGATGAGGGCAATGCCAAGGATGACTCCGAAGATGCCGTCGAAGGCTCCGGCGTTGGGTACGGTGTCGAGGTGAGAGCCGATGATCAGGCGGGGGGCGTTAGCGACGGGGTAGAGCCATAGCCCGCGCAGGTTGCCGATGGCGTCGATGTGCACTGTCATTCCGGCGGCTTCCATCCACAGGCGCAGCAATGAGTGGACGGTGTGCATGGGATGGGTGAGGAAGCGGCGCGTGATCTCGCCGGGGATCTCGGTGTGGGTGGCGATCTCTCGGCAGCGGGCGATGATGCGTGTGGCGCAATCTATATTTGTGTCTGTCATAAGTACATTATTCTGCTTCACGATCTGCGACGGACGCGCGCCTCGATGTATCCATGAGGCTCGTCGGTGGGGACGAAGATCTCGTTAGGATTGTCCTGGTTAAAGCGGGAGAGGTCGACGAGAAGGCAGTGCTTGTTGGGCATGGTGATCTCGATCTCGTCGATTTGCGGGACGGCTTCGAGGGCGCTCTCTGCCATGGCGTAGAGAGTCTGCTGTACGGATTTGCTGTTGTGGTTGGCGAAGGTGCGCAGCATGGCCTCGCGAATCTCTGTACGCACTGCGTCAAAGTCCAGGTTCGGTGAGGTGTAGCACCAGTCGGCAGTGACAGCGGTTCCGAAGAGACGGTCTTTGGTCTCGGGCAGGGTGGTGAGGGAGTCTTTGATGTAGCCCTCGAAGCCGGAGTTTGCGGTCTTAAGCAGAACGAGGTTGTCGAGGCCGGAGAGGATGTGAAAGCTCCCGGCCTGCGCACGTTCTACGCTGGTGGTTTGAAGCTCGCCGCTGCCGCGCATGAAGGCGCTGGGATGAGGTTCTCCGTCTACGGTAAGGCGTTTCCACATCGTGCTTTCCACGCGAACCGAGGCGGAGGAGACTTGCGGATTTCTTGTCAGGAGGAAGTCGACCAACTCTTTGGCGTAGTCCTCCATGGCGATCGCCTTTGAAGTTCGCGCGAGCGAGTAGACGGTGTTCTTCATCGTGTCAGTCGGCAGGATCTTGCTGTTGTCGCCCTCAAGGTGGGCGGTTTCGAAATCCCCCTTCAGTAAGACTTGAACCGTCCATTCGCGCAGGTCGTGAGTGTAAGTCTGGCCATGAGCGTGGCGGGTGACCTTCATCAGACGGATGCGGGATTTTCCGTAACGATTTTCAGCCAGCTCGATCATCGTCAGCTTCCTCGGTAAGTGGTGTAGCCGTTCGCAGTCAGGAGTAGCGGGATATGGTAGTGCTGCTCGCCTTCGGTGACTGTAAAGACGACTTCTATATATGGATACAGGCCGCTTAGCTGATGCCGGTTGTAGTAAGCGATGGTTTCGAAGTGAACGCGATAGTTGCCAGGCTGCAGAGCTTCGGTTGCGGGAAGGAGATGTTTGCAGCGGCCGTCGGCGTCGGTGGTCGCTACGTTGAGGGACGACCACTTGCCGTCAGTAAGGCGAGCGAGGGTGATGGGAACGCCTGTGGCCGGCCGTCCCAGCGCGGTGTCGAGAATGTGTATGGAGATGCCCATGGTTACTTTGACTCCAGCCAGTGGTGAAGACGAAGCTGTGTGATCTGGCGTTGTTGTTCGGCTGCTTCGTGCAGCTCGGTTGCGGCGTCGTTTTGCATTCGTGCTTGCAGAGTGGTGAGGATCTCTGCGGATGTTTTGCCTATGGCGCAGATGATGAAGATTCTGCCGAAGCGCTGCTCGTAGAGGCGATTTGCGGCTTCGAGAGCTAGTTTGGCGGTGTGGTCATCGGTGAGTAATGCGCGTTGTTCCTGGGCGGACCAGCGCAGAGACTCGTCGGTTGCGTGGGTTTGTGCGTGATTTTGTCCGATGCGGGGATGGCTGTCGAAGGCTTCCTGCCACGCCTGCTCCGGCAGATTCTGCCAAATGGCGGCGGAGGTTTCGATGAGGGAAGACTCGTCTGCGACGGGGCGCGCCGAGGCCAGCCCAGTCGCCCACGCATGCGAACCGCAGCAAGGGAGGGCCTCGCGGGCTGCTGTGGCGTGGTCGAGCGAGTTCCATCGGGCGAGGACTTTGTTCATGCGTGTGTGCCTACTATAACTTGACCTCTCGACCCTGAGGAGTGGGAGCGAAGGCGCCTTCGTGATACACCAGCTCTCCGCGGAGATAGGTGGCCTTTACTATGCCGCGCAGGGTTTCGCCGAGGTAGGGCGAGATGGCGTGGCGGTAGTGCAGTTTGTCGGGTGTGACGGCGAAGGTTGCCTCGGTGTCGAAGCGGATGAAGTTGGCGTCTCGACCAGGTTGGAGTGCGCCCGCCTGATGAGCGAGGCCGGCCAGGGCTGCGGGTGCGCTGCTCATCCAGCGTGTGATGTCTTCGAGCGTGTCGCCGCGATTGAAGCACTCGGTGTGGATGATCGAGAGCGCAAGAGAGAGGCTGGCGATGCCGCCCCAGGCTTGATCGAAGCGGCCGGTGTCGGTGCGCTTCATGTCGGGTGGACAGGGGGAGTGGTCGGTGACAATCATGTCGATGGTTCCGTC
The nucleotide sequence above comes from Tunturibacter empetritectus. Encoded proteins:
- a CDS encoding TonB-dependent receptor; this translates as MSFRAGLRFVLLFLVAWMPVVTSAQQTGATVHGLVADPESAVIPGATVTLTPASGKPLMTQSQSDGSYMLQGVPAGTYSVTVTMPGFASYVKLGVRIAAGQNLALDAKMAIEEQKQQVNVNAQGAQVSVDSDSNASSTVIKGKDLEALSDDPDELSSELTALAGPAAGPNGGQIYVDGFTGGQLPPKSSIREIRINQNPFSAQYDKLGYGRVEVFTKPGTDKFHGSLSVQGGDNAFNTSNPFLGASNTQPPYYTTFILGSVSGPINRFSSFTVGGSHRTIQDNNIVNPSGFYASSASSLTPCSPGDLSCSYFSSYPESARAVSHPQTRSDVSPRVDFALGEKNTLTVRYQYNVNGQQNNGIGNTNLPTAGYNTETTENTVQISDTQILSPRVINETRFEYQRDYSTQDPVSTDPTLSVQGIFTSGGSSLGTQRSTSTHLEVQNYSSIALAKNFIRFGVRGRTTNESLSSNAGLNGTFTYSYLLDPCTDPNPSIKRPSNCNAQATKPCDALNAGISSYQCGLPGQYAATAINKLEVDGRLTDVGFYAEDDWKPRGNLTITYGIRLEAQNVINSGHDFAPRASFAYGIPRGGGKSPTTVVRGGFGIFYDRFTLANYLTTLQENGVNQVTSTVINPGAVCTPENPANCGASVANKITTYGLGNGIRSSYTMQEAVGVDQQLGRAATMSVNYLYARGDHQYLSRNFIVDNGFDQQFQSGGVYKENQLLINGNARLKKLTLFGFYSLNLADANTSGAGFFPTSNTDTKVDYGRASFAHASFGVVGGSWQLPYSFTASPFIIAQSGTPYNLTTGLDPAGTSIYNQRPFFASGDSGACRVSSAFSSTQTGSLTPVPINYCNGPANFTFNLRASRTFGFGEKTRSAASATSGSGPGGPGGGPGGGPGGGPRAGGPGGVRGGFGPQGASSGHRYTFTLGAQAFNLFNVIPYGTPTSSLSSPRFGQFTTLAAGPFSSATASRRITLQATFNF
- the hmgA gene encoding homogentisate 1,2-dioxygenase; translated protein: MPDLKYSSGFGNEFATEAHPGALPVGQNAPQKAPLGLYTEQLSGSPFTAPRLLNRRTWTYRIRPSVMHKPYERIANGMVRSTPFNEVETTPSQLRWDPLPLPTTPGGVDFIDGLTTLAGNGDLTMHSGVAIHIYSANKSMTDRFFYTADGELLFVPQLGRLLLHTELGILDLTPGEVALIPRGIKFRVELLDPQARGYLLENYGASFRLPELGAIGANGLANSRDFLTPHAAYDDRDNGKFQVVAKFQGNLWATDFDHSPLDVVAWHGNYAPCKYDLARFNCINSVSFDHPDPSIYTVLTSPSEIPGTANVDFAIFPPRWIVAEHTFRPPWFHRNFMNEFMGLVTGEYDAKAEGFVPGGASLHNCMSGHGPDAETFDRASKAELKPVKLDGTLAFMFETRFVCRPTKFAMDTAARQNEYYTCWQTLKKNFKP
- a CDS encoding NAD-dependent succinate-semialdehyde dehydrogenase; its protein translation is MAIESINPATGKLLRSFDPLTNEAARQKIALAADAFRTYSLVPLEHRALWMRKLASILEHEIDDLSILITQEMGKPLDAARFEILKCADACRYYAEHAARILAPESIPTEDRYSYVRWDPLGVVLAVMPWNFPLWQVFRFLAPALMAGNVALLKHANNVPQCAIAIESLVRRAGFPRGTFQTLLIDIPQVETVLGDERVAAVTLTGSETAGRAVGAQAGWLIKKSVLELGGSDPFIVMPSADLDAAIETAIRARCVNSGQSCIAAKRFLVADEVYDVFESRFVAGMEAMHVGDPMKDGTDIGPLATARAVDLLEQQVQAAAKAGARILTGGERMLGTGNYFEPTVLTNVPRTSAVYREELFGPVAMLFRVQDINEAIEIANDTPFGLSASAWTRDPAEQQRFISELQCGGVFLNAMVASDPRLPFGGIKRSGYGRELSAAGMREFLNAKTVVISSATTANEPATKPYLVSTADPAQTT
- a CDS encoding M20 family metallo-hydrolase yields the protein MAQQIQIDQSRLMSELATLATFTDAEPADNGTAVTRVVFSPDDLHARAWLKELATAEGFDVRDDAVGNLFLRWSGTDPDLPAVATGSHTDAIPHAGMYDGTVGVLGGLEAMRALKRSGLRPRRSIELVMFTSEEPTRFGIGCLGSRLISGTLDPKQADALREANEPADTAQTLAQVRTAAGFTGDLASVRLPPNHYHAWLELHIEQGPLLEREGIPLGIVTSIAAPASYRFTITGLGGHAGALLMPDRRDALCAAAELILSIERHALATHTIDTVATVGTCDVYPGAVNSVPSRVILQLDIRDTDPARRESVMQAVRRDIEELRQRRSVIITEQLINADAPAQSSPHIVELLEEVCAAHDISSKKIVSRAYHDSLFMARIAPIAMIFIPCRNGVSHRPDEYATPADTTLGVQVLASVLAKLASE
- the allE gene encoding (S)-ureidoglycine aminohydrolase, whose translation is MHNLGRTRSTNQRGHLLHTPDTFVRTVLPGMELATAIVHISPAAGAAFTQYTAELEPGGKLGPTSNQRFLYTLEGTADLATDSTFQTLIPGSFAYLPEDAAHTLTAQQPTRIAIIEKPYEALASVPHPEVLVGHEDKTLSVPLNDDPELQVRSLLPGSPSFDFAVNTMTYQPGAALSMVEVHIMEHGLLMLEGGGIYRLGDSWYPVTAGDFIWMGPFCPQWFGAIGKRPAKYLIYKDWNRHPLA
- a CDS encoding allantoate amidohydrolase translates to MTDTNIDCATRIIARCREIATHTEIPGEITRRFLTHPMHTVHSLLRLWMEAAGMTVHIDAIGNLRGLWLYPVANAPRLIIGSHLDTVPNAGAFDGIFGVILGIALIEELHEHQPPFSIEVIGFSEEEGVRFSKPFLGSLAVVGKLDPETLQRTDQDGISIAEAIRSYGLDPASLPAAVLSRDAFAYLEFHIEQGPILESEGASLGVVEALVGQTRMQLLFEGQANHAGTTPMRLRHDAMAAAAEAIVAVEAYATSHVGLVATVGKLEASPGAGNVIAGRVTTSLDIRHANNQTRHAAVDALTQIAKTAASRRGVTLTLRTEMEQSAVPLDPHLTTMLHTAAAQAGFPSRRMTSGAGHDAMILAPAVPSTMLFLRSPGGLSHHPDEAVLPQDVEAALSTAMEFLALLSDELSDDKTKDSHA
- the pucL gene encoding factor-independent urate hydroxylase, which encodes MIELAENRYGKSRIRLMKVTRHAHGQTYTHDLREWTVQVLLKGDFETAHLEGDNSKILPTDTMKNTVYSLARTSKAIAMEDYAKELVDFLLTRNPQVSSASVRVESTMWKRLTVDGEPHPSAFMRGSGELQTTSVERAQAGSFHILSGLDNLVLLKTANSGFEGYIKDSLTTLPETKDRLFGTAVTADWCYTSPNLDFDAVRTEIREAMLRTFANHNSKSVQQTLYAMAESALEAVPQIDEIEITMPNKHCLLVDLSRFNQDNPNEIFVPTDEPHGYIEARVRRRS
- the uraH gene encoding hydroxyisourate hydrolase, with product MGISIHILDTALGRPATGVPITLARLTDGKWSSLNVATTDADGRCKHLLPATEALQPGNYRVHFETIAYYNRHQLSGLYPYIEVVFTVTEGEQHYHIPLLLTANGYTTYRGS
- the uraD gene encoding 2-oxo-4-hydroxy-4-carboxy-5-ureidoimidazoline decarboxylase — protein: MNKVLARWNSLDHATAAREALPCCGSHAWATGLASARPVADESSLIETSAAIWQNLPEQAWQEAFDSHPRIGQNHAQTHATDESLRWSAQEQRALLTDDHTAKLALEAANRLYEQRFGRIFIICAIGKTSAEILTTLQARMQNDAATELHEAAEQQRQITQLRLHHWLESK